A genomic window from Ursus arctos isolate Adak ecotype North America unplaced genomic scaffold, UrsArc2.0 scaffold_25, whole genome shotgun sequence includes:
- the LOC113270361 gene encoding acyl-coenzyme A thioesterase 1-like — translation MVASSGAILRASGLGRWGHLPRSPKLWSGGRVSWAPARKTATWSLQPAGRCRWDEPVRIAVRGLAPGQPVTLRASLRDEKGALFRAHARYQADADGLLDLERAPALGGSFVGVEPMGLLWALEPDKPLMRLVKRDVQTPFAVELEVLDGHEPDAGRLLGRTVHERDFLGPGVRREPVRAGRVRATLFLPPEPGPFPGIVDIYGIGSGLLEHRASLLAGKGFAVMALAYHNYEDLPNGLEILHLEYFEEAVKYLLGHPQVKGPGVGLLGSSKGGELCLSMASFLKGITAAVIINGSVANVGGALHYKDETLPPVGFDLNRVRLTKDGLADILDVLNSPLEGADQKSFIPVERAESAFLFLVGQDDHNWKSEFYANEASKRLQAHGREMPQIICYPGAGHYLEPPYFPFCRASLHILVGGPVIWGGEPRAHAMAQVDTWKQLQTFFHKHLVGKS, via the exons ATGGTGGCCTCCTCTGGCGCTATCCTGCGAGCTTCTGGACTCGGCCGATGGGGCCACCTGCCAAGGTCTCCAAAGCTGTGGTCTGGTGGCCGGGTCTCTTGGGCCCCTGCCCGAAAGACAGCGACCTGGAGCCTGCAGCCCGCGGGCCGCTGCCGCTGGGACGAGCCCGTGCGCATCGCCGTGCGGGGCCTGGCGCCGGGACAGCCCGTCACGCTGCGCGCCTCCCTGCGCGACGAGAAGGGCGCGCTCTTCCGGGCCCACGCGCGGTACCAAGCCGACGCCGACGGCCTCCTGGACCTGGAGCGCGCGCCCGCGCTGGGCGGCAGCTTCGTGGGGGTCGAGCCCATGGGGCTGCTGTGGGCCCTGGAGCCGGATAAGCCCCTGATGCGGCTAGTGAAGCGGGACGTGCAGACGCCCTTCGCCGTGGAGCTGGAGGTGCTCGACGGCCACGAGCCCGACGCCGGGCGTCTCCTGGGTCGGACGGTGCACGAGCGCGACTTCCTGGGGCCCGGGGTGCGGCGGGAGCCGGTGCGCGCGGGCCGGGTGCGCGCCACGCTCTTCCTGCCCCCAG AACCGGGGCCCTTTCCTGGGATTGTGGACATTTACGGAATTGGAAGTGGCCTTCTGGAACATCGAGCTAGTCTACTGGCTGGCAAGGGTTTTGCTGTGATGGCTCTGGCTTATCATAACTATGAAGACCTCCCCAACGGCCTGGAGATCCTCCACCTGGAGTACTTCGAAGAAGCTGTGAAATACCTGCTGGGTCACCCTCAG GTAAAGGGTCCAGGAGTCGGGCTGCTGGGCAGTTCCAAAGGAGGCGAGCTCTGCCTGTCCATGGCCTCGTTCCTGAAGGGCATCACCGCCGCTGTCATAATCAATGGCTCTGTGGCCAATGTCGGGGGAGCCTTACACTACAAAGATGAGACCTTGCCCCCTGTAGGCTTTGACCTAAATCGAGTAAGGCTGACCAAAGATGGGTTGGCAGACATTTTGGATGTCCTGAACAGCCCTTTGGAAGGAGCAGACCAGAAGAGTTTCATTCCTGTGGAAAGGGCTGAGAGTGCCTTCCTGTTCCTTGTAGGTCAGGATGACCACAACTGGAAGAGTGAATTCTATGCTAATGAGGCCTCTAAGCGCTTACAGGCCCATGGTAGGGAGATGCCCCAGATCATCTGTTACCCTGGGGCAGGGCACTACCTTGAGCCTCCTTACTTTCCATTTTGCCGGGCTTCCCTACACATCTTGGTGGGTGGTCCTGTCATCTGGGGAGGGGAGCCCAGGGCTCATGCCATGGCCCAGGTGGACACTTGGAAGCAGCTCCAGACTTTCTTCCACAAACACTTGGTGGGGAAAAGTTAG